In Chryseobacterium gleum, a single genomic region encodes these proteins:
- a CDS encoding DUF3872 domain-containing protein, whose product MIGIFNKFRIGLLPIYVLLAILTASVTLVSCSKDDELEIQNDFPFEVNVMPVPKEVANGQTVEIRITIQRTGNYSNTQYFLRYFQFDGQGTLRYYDEPPYLPNDLYSLPTEQFRLYYTSTSTVSQSFEVWISDSFGNEKQLSFQFNSSD is encoded by the coding sequence ATGATAGGAATATTTAATAAATTCAGAATAGGTTTACTGCCGATATATGTATTGCTGGCAATCCTCACAGCTTCGGTTACGTTGGTATCTTGTAGCAAAGATGATGAACTCGAAATACAGAACGATTTTCCTTTTGAGGTCAACGTGATGCCAGTGCCTAAAGAGGTTGCCAATGGGCAGACCGTAGAGATACGCATTACCATACAGCGAACAGGCAATTACAGCAATACGCAATATTTTCTCCGCTACTTCCAATTTGACGGACAGGGAACACTTAGATATTACGATGAACCGCCTTACCTGCCGAACGATTTGTATTCGTTACCAACTGAACAATTCAGGTTGTATTACACTTCCACGTCCACCGTATCACAGTCCTTTGAGGTTTGGATTTCGGATAGCTTCGGGAACGAAAAGCAATTGAGCTTTCAGTTTAATAGTAGCGATTAA